The following coding sequences are from one Rathayibacter sp. VKM Ac-2760 window:
- the pta gene encoding phosphate acetyltransferase yields MVQSIYISSAEGHSGKSTVALGVLDLLSSQVQRVGVFRPIARSTSERDYVLEMLLGHSDSGLAYDDCIGVTYEDVHADGEAALSRIVERYKAVEAQCDTVVILGSDYTDVGSPTELGYNARIAANLGAPVLLVLTGRDPSRSEQLGQAPARTPDEMRQITELAAVELRTAHASLIGVVANRADPGTSEQAVAAIREALPAGAPVWAIHEDPSLVAPSVSRIIDAVDGVFVAGDPELLGREALGVVVAGMSMVNVLPRLMEGGVVIVPGDRPEVVLAVIMAHASGNFPTVSAIILNGGFELQEPIVRLIEGVDNRLPIVMTELGTYDTAVRVTAARGRLAADSPRKRDTSLALFAEAIDPVELLTLLDVGRSEVVTPLMFEYGLIERARIADRHIVLPEGGDDRILRAAATVLKRGIARLTILGEEVEVRSRAASLGLDIDGARVLSVLDPEHRNRFAEEYARIRAHKGITFDHAYDTVTDVSYFGTMMVQLGLADGMVSGAAHTTAHTIRPGFEIIKTSPGVSVVSSVFLMALADRVLVYGDCAVNPDPTETQLADIAISSAETAQQFGIDPRIAMLSYSTGESGAGADVEKVRAATALVRERRPDLLVEGPIQYDAAADAAVAASKMPGSQVAGRATVFIFPDLNTGNNTYKAVQRSAGAVAIGPVLQGLRKPVNDLSRGALVQDIVNTVAITAIQAATQAIVPPTSAIPVVR; encoded by the coding sequence ATGGTTCAGAGCATCTACATCTCGTCCGCCGAAGGTCATTCGGGCAAGTCCACGGTCGCCCTCGGCGTCCTCGACCTGCTCAGCAGCCAGGTGCAGCGGGTCGGCGTCTTCCGCCCGATCGCCCGCTCCACCTCCGAGCGCGACTACGTGCTCGAGATGCTGCTCGGCCACTCCGACTCCGGTCTCGCCTACGACGACTGCATCGGCGTCACCTACGAGGACGTGCACGCCGACGGGGAGGCCGCCCTCTCCCGCATCGTCGAGCGCTACAAGGCCGTCGAGGCGCAGTGCGACACGGTCGTCATCCTCGGCTCCGACTACACCGACGTCGGCAGCCCCACCGAGCTGGGCTACAACGCCCGCATCGCCGCGAACCTCGGCGCCCCCGTCCTCCTCGTCCTCACCGGCCGCGACCCGTCCCGGAGCGAGCAGCTCGGCCAGGCCCCCGCCCGCACCCCCGACGAGATGCGGCAGATCACCGAGCTCGCCGCGGTCGAGCTGCGCACCGCGCACGCGAGCCTCATCGGCGTCGTCGCCAACCGCGCCGACCCGGGCACCTCGGAGCAGGCCGTCGCCGCGATCCGCGAGGCCCTCCCGGCCGGCGCCCCGGTCTGGGCGATCCACGAGGACCCGTCGCTCGTCGCCCCGAGTGTCTCGCGCATCATCGACGCGGTCGACGGCGTCTTCGTCGCGGGCGACCCGGAGCTGCTCGGCCGCGAGGCCCTCGGTGTCGTCGTCGCCGGCATGTCGATGGTGAACGTCCTGCCGCGCCTGATGGAGGGCGGCGTCGTCATCGTCCCGGGGGACCGGCCCGAGGTCGTGCTCGCCGTGATCATGGCGCACGCCTCCGGCAACTTCCCGACGGTCTCGGCGATCATCCTCAACGGCGGCTTCGAGCTGCAGGAGCCGATCGTGCGCCTGATCGAGGGCGTCGACAACCGCCTGCCGATCGTGATGACCGAGCTCGGCACCTACGACACCGCCGTGCGCGTCACCGCCGCACGCGGTCGGCTCGCCGCCGACTCGCCGCGCAAGCGCGACACCTCCCTCGCCCTGTTCGCGGAGGCGATCGACCCGGTCGAGCTGCTCACCCTGCTCGACGTCGGCCGCTCCGAGGTCGTCACGCCGCTGATGTTCGAGTACGGCCTGATCGAGCGCGCCCGCATCGCCGACCGCCACATCGTCCTCCCCGAAGGCGGTGACGACCGCATCCTCCGCGCCGCCGCGACCGTGCTCAAGCGCGGCATCGCCCGCCTCACGATCCTCGGCGAGGAGGTCGAGGTCCGCTCCCGCGCGGCGAGCCTGGGCCTCGACATCGACGGAGCCCGCGTCCTCAGCGTCCTCGACCCGGAGCACCGCAACCGCTTCGCCGAGGAGTACGCCCGCATCCGCGCGCACAAGGGCATCACCTTCGACCACGCCTACGACACCGTGACCGACGTCTCCTACTTCGGCACGATGATGGTGCAGCTCGGCCTCGCCGACGGCATGGTCTCCGGTGCCGCTCACACCACCGCGCACACCATCCGTCCCGGTTTCGAGATCATCAAGACCAGCCCCGGCGTCTCCGTCGTCTCGAGCGTGTTCCTGATGGCGCTCGCCGACCGCGTCCTCGTCTACGGCGACTGCGCCGTGAACCCCGACCCGACGGAGACGCAGCTGGCCGACATCGCGATCTCCTCCGCCGAGACCGCTCAGCAGTTCGGCATCGACCCGCGGATCGCGATGCTCTCCTACTCCACCGGGGAGAGCGGAGCCGGCGCCGATGTCGAGAAGGTCCGGGCCGCCACCGCGCTCGTCCGCGAGCGCCGGCCCGACCTGCTCGTCGAGGGTCCGATCCAGTACGACGCCGCGGCGGACGCGGCCGTCGCCGCCTCGAAGATGCCCGGCTCGCAGGTCGCCGGCCGCGCGACGGTGTTCATCTTCCCGGACCTCAACACGGGCAACAACACCTACAAGGCCGTGCAGCGCTCGGCCGGCGCGGTCGCGATCGGGCCGGTCCTGCAGGGATTGCGCAAGCCCGTCAACGACCTCTCCCGCGGCGCCCTGGTGCAGGACATCGTCAACACCGTCGCGATCACCGCGATCCAGGCCGCCACCCAGGCGATCGTCCCGCCGACCTCCGCCATCCCCGTCGTGCGCTGA
- a CDS encoding TetR/AcrR family transcriptional regulator, protein MTESPTTRDRILSATAALLAEGGRDAVSTRAISSAAGVQAPTIYRTFGDLRGLLDSVAAAGFTSAQAEFDSVDAPADPVDALRAAWDHHVAFGLAEPHLYALIFTGRPGEESEAARLARSVLAAHVRAVAEAGRLTVEVDHAARLLQSAALGCTLTLAAGPDDELSARSREAVLAAVTTAEAGPTDPAARAFAAHAVALRTALPGVDGLTAAESALLDEWLLRLTR, encoded by the coding sequence GTGACCGAGAGCCCGACGACCCGCGACCGCATCCTCTCCGCGACCGCGGCGCTCCTCGCGGAGGGCGGCCGCGACGCCGTCTCGACCCGCGCGATCAGCTCGGCCGCCGGCGTCCAGGCGCCCACCATCTACCGCACCTTCGGCGACCTCCGCGGCCTGCTCGACTCCGTTGCCGCCGCCGGATTCACCTCCGCCCAGGCCGAGTTCGACTCCGTCGACGCACCCGCCGACCCGGTCGACGCCCTCCGCGCCGCCTGGGACCACCACGTCGCCTTCGGCCTCGCCGAGCCGCACCTCTACGCCCTGATCTTCACCGGGCGCCCGGGGGAGGAGTCCGAGGCCGCCCGCCTCGCCCGCAGCGTCCTCGCCGCCCACGTCCGGGCCGTCGCCGAGGCCGGTCGCCTCACCGTCGAGGTCGACCACGCCGCCCGCCTCCTCCAGTCCGCCGCCCTCGGCTGCACCCTCACCCTCGCCGCCGGCCCCGACGACGAGCTCTCCGCCCGCTCCCGCGAAGCCGTCCTCGCCGCGGTCACCACAGCGGAGGCGGGCCCGACCGACCCTGCGGCCCGCGCCTTCGCCGCCCATGCAGTCGCCCTGCGCACCGCGCTGCCCGGCGTCGACGGCCTGACCGCCGCCGAGAGCGCCCTCCTCGACGAGTGGCTCCTGCGCCTCACCCGCTGA
- a CDS encoding acetate kinase, with the protein MSVVLVVNSGSSSFKYQLIEMTTEETLASGLVERIGEETGRTKHSHDGDTVEFETPIPDHTAGFDAMIRAFAEHGPSLDEFPPVAVGHRVVHGGKRFYEPTLVTDLVKINIEDLSDLAPLHNPANLEGIEAAQKAFPDVPHVAVFDTAFHHTLPAAAATYAIPADLADKHRIRRYGFHGTSHKFVSEAAAAYLGRRRSDLKTIVLHLGNGASACAIDGGVSVETSMGMTPLEGLVMGTRSGDLDPAVVFHLARKAGLSTDELDTVLNRRSGLLGLSGRGDMRDVQEAAEGGDETATAALEVYYHRLRHYVGAYYAQLGRVDAIVFTAGVGENVAAVRAGALRGLEGLGIELDPERNTARDRGPRRISTDDSRVAVLVIPTNEELEIARQSLSVV; encoded by the coding sequence GTGTCCGTCGTCCTCGTCGTCAACAGCGGCTCGTCGTCCTTCAAGTACCAGCTCATCGAGATGACGACGGAGGAGACGCTCGCCAGCGGCCTCGTCGAGCGGATCGGCGAGGAGACCGGCCGCACCAAGCACAGCCACGACGGCGACACGGTGGAGTTCGAGACGCCCATCCCGGACCACACCGCCGGCTTCGACGCGATGATCCGCGCCTTCGCCGAGCACGGCCCCAGCCTCGACGAGTTCCCGCCCGTCGCGGTCGGCCACCGCGTCGTGCACGGCGGCAAGCGCTTCTACGAGCCGACGCTCGTCACCGACCTCGTCAAGATCAACATCGAGGACCTCAGCGACCTCGCCCCGCTGCACAACCCCGCCAACCTCGAGGGCATCGAGGCCGCGCAGAAGGCGTTCCCGGACGTGCCGCACGTCGCCGTCTTCGACACGGCCTTCCACCACACCCTCCCCGCGGCGGCCGCCACCTACGCGATCCCCGCCGACCTCGCCGACAAGCACCGCATCCGCCGCTACGGCTTCCACGGCACCTCGCACAAGTTCGTCTCCGAGGCCGCCGCCGCCTACCTCGGCCGCCGCCGCTCCGACCTCAAGACGATCGTGCTCCACCTCGGCAACGGCGCCTCCGCCTGCGCCATCGACGGCGGCGTCTCCGTCGAGACCTCGATGGGGATGACCCCGCTCGAGGGCCTCGTGATGGGCACCCGCTCCGGCGACCTCGACCCGGCCGTCGTCTTCCACCTCGCCCGCAAGGCCGGCCTCTCCACCGACGAGCTCGACACCGTCCTCAACCGCCGCAGCGGACTCCTCGGCCTCTCCGGCCGCGGCGACATGCGCGACGTCCAGGAGGCGGCCGAGGGCGGCGACGAGACCGCGACCGCGGCCCTCGAGGTCTACTACCACCGCCTGCGCCACTACGTCGGCGCCTACTACGCCCAGCTCGGCCGCGTCGACGCGATCGTCTTCACCGCCGGAGTCGGCGAGAACGTCGCCGCCGTCCGCGCCGGCGCCCTCCGCGGCCTCGAGGGCCTCGGCATCGAGCTCGACCCCGAGCGCAACACCGCCCGCGACCGCGGCCCCCGCCGCATCTCCACCGACGACTCCCGCGTCGCCGTCCTCGTCATCCCCACCAACGAGGAACTCGAGATCGCCCGGCAGTCCTTGTCGGTCGTCTAG
- a CDS encoding molybdopterin molybdotransferase MoeA: MSETDWDGARARIAAATFPEPFVPVPLLEAAGCVMALALSTPRPLPHYDSSAMDGWAVRGASPWRIGPRSAEPIVTGGAVPRWCEAVLPDEHALKVGDLLHAEYPLPPGRHIRRAGDEAPAGTLMVEAGLRLTPAHLALLAIVGLDDVVVRRPATVDLLFTGDEVDTSGMPRAGRVRDAFTPLLPPLVQHSGGAVGSVRRLGDDDEAIARALLASSAPLQITTGGTGRSRVDAVRRALRIAGATVLVDGVAMRPGHPTVIASLPGGAVVLALPGNPLAAFLAALSFLPPALDAATGALASPLRQGVLAEPLGRAGSTALVPVVEAEGAWRAVHGIRSHMLSGLTAAEAVAVVPAGGAGAGERVRLLRLPW, translated from the coding sequence ATGAGCGAGACCGACTGGGACGGCGCCCGCGCGCGGATCGCGGCGGCGACCTTCCCTGAGCCGTTCGTGCCGGTCCCGCTGCTCGAGGCGGCGGGCTGCGTCATGGCGCTCGCCCTGTCCACTCCTCGGCCGCTGCCCCACTACGACTCCTCGGCGATGGACGGTTGGGCCGTGCGCGGTGCGTCGCCCTGGCGGATCGGACCGCGCAGCGCCGAGCCGATCGTCACCGGCGGGGCCGTGCCGCGATGGTGCGAGGCCGTGCTGCCCGACGAGCACGCGCTGAAGGTCGGTGACCTCCTCCACGCGGAGTACCCGCTGCCGCCCGGTCGGCACATCCGGCGGGCCGGGGACGAAGCTCCGGCCGGGACCCTGATGGTCGAGGCCGGACTGCGGCTGACCCCGGCGCATCTGGCGCTGCTGGCGATCGTCGGCCTCGACGACGTCGTCGTGCGACGGCCCGCGACCGTCGACCTGCTCTTCACCGGCGACGAGGTGGACACCTCCGGAATGCCCCGGGCCGGCCGCGTCCGGGACGCGTTCACGCCGCTGCTGCCGCCGCTCGTGCAGCACTCAGGGGGTGCGGTGGGATCGGTGCGCCGGCTCGGCGACGACGACGAGGCGATCGCCCGTGCGCTGCTCGCGAGTTCGGCTCCGCTGCAGATCACGACGGGCGGGACCGGGCGCTCGCGGGTGGACGCGGTGCGGCGGGCGCTCCGGATCGCGGGGGCGACCGTCCTCGTCGACGGGGTCGCGATGCGGCCGGGGCATCCGACGGTGATCGCGTCGCTGCCCGGTGGCGCGGTCGTGCTGGCGCTGCCCGGGAATCCGCTCGCGGCGTTCCTCGCGGCGCTGTCGTTCCTGCCGCCGGCGCTCGACGCGGCCACGGGTGCGCTCGCGTCACCGCTGCGTCAGGGAGTGCTGGCTGAGCCGCTCGGGCGGGCCGGGTCGACCGCGCTGGTGCCGGTCGTCGAGGCGGAGGGGGCCTGGCGAGCGGTCCACGGGATCCGGTCGCACATGCTCTCGGGGCTCACGGCGGCGGAGGCGGTGGCCGTCGTTCCGGCGGGGGGCGCCGGTGCGGGCGAGCGGGTTCGGCTGCTGCGGCTGCCGTGGTGA
- the fdhD gene encoding formate dehydrogenase accessory sulfurtransferase FdhD: MSRSVARTRLIAVRAGEPTRRREDVLAVEEPLEIRVGGRRFSVTMRTPGDDFDLVAGFLVSEGVLTSAEQLAAMRYCASGAGPSENTYNVIDATVRGGRAEVLLDRERSVYTSSSCGVCGLASLEAVATESTWSVAEDPLRVSRELLVSLPDRLREAQAVFERTGGLHAAGLFDSDGALLALREDVGRHNAVDKVVGWGLREGRLPLRGALLQVSGRASFELVQKAVMAGVPLLAAVGAPSSLAVDLARDSGLTLIGFSRGAGFNVYAGDARLAD; this comes from the coding sequence ATGAGCCGCAGCGTCGCCCGCACCCGCCTGATCGCCGTCCGCGCGGGCGAGCCGACCCGGCGCCGCGAGGACGTGCTCGCCGTCGAGGAGCCGCTGGAGATCCGGGTGGGCGGCCGGCGGTTCAGTGTCACCATGCGCACGCCGGGCGACGACTTCGACCTGGTCGCCGGGTTCCTGGTGTCGGAGGGGGTGCTCACCTCGGCGGAGCAGCTCGCGGCGATGCGCTACTGCGCGAGCGGCGCGGGGCCGAGCGAGAACACCTACAACGTGATCGACGCGACCGTCCGCGGGGGACGCGCGGAGGTCCTGCTCGACCGGGAGCGCTCGGTCTACACGTCGAGCTCGTGCGGGGTGTGCGGTCTGGCGTCGCTCGAGGCGGTCGCGACGGAGTCGACGTGGAGCGTGGCGGAGGATCCGCTGCGCGTGTCCCGCGAGCTGCTGGTGTCGCTTCCGGACAGGCTGCGCGAGGCGCAGGCCGTGTTCGAGCGGACCGGCGGCCTGCACGCGGCCGGGCTGTTCGACTCGGATGGCGCACTGCTGGCGCTGCGGGAGGACGTGGGGCGGCACAACGCGGTCGACAAGGTCGTCGGCTGGGGCCTGCGGGAGGGGCGGCTGCCGCTGCGGGGCGCGCTGCTGCAGGTGTCGGGCCGCGCCTCGTTCGAGCTCGTGCAGAAGGCCGTGATGGCGGGCGTCCCGCTGCTGGCGGCGGTCGGCGCGCCGTCGTCCCTGGCCGTCGACCTGGCCCGCGACTCGGGCCTCACCCTCATCGGCTTCAGCCGCGGCGCGGGCTTCAACGTCTACGCGGGCGACGCCCGCCTCGCGGACTGA
- a CDS encoding FdhF/YdeP family oxidoreductase, whose translation MVDDAAARENPIDESAVTVGARKHRAVGIPGVAHALQISLKQMGPLRSAETLLRVNQKTGFDCPGCAWPEADKRHVAEFCENGAKAVAEEATLRTVTSAFFAAHSMTELEGWDDYQLGQQGRLTEPMLLDEGATHYRPVGWDEALDVVADELRACADPDEAIFYTSGRTSNEAAFVYQLLVRGFGTNNLPDCSNMCHESSGSALTETIGIGKGSVSLRDVERAPLLIVAGQNPGTNHPRMLTALERAKRAGGTIVAINPLPEAGLLRFENPQTVRGMIGGGTALADHFLQVRLGGDQALFQGFGKALLDAEEARGGVFDRAFIAESTDGLDGYLDEIRGTEWSEIERASGIDEARIREIAELIAASEGTIVCWAMGLTQHAHSVATLKDVVNVLLLTGNIGKPGAGVCPVRGHSNVQGDRTMGIFERMPDSFHDALDREFSFASPREHGTDTVAAIRAMRDGKARVFMGLGGNFARATPDTAVTEAAMRSLALTVHVSTKLNRSHVVTGRRALILPTLGRTDSDKRATGEQRVTVEDSMSAVHASRGRLAPPSQVLQSEVAILTGIAERLLAGRPNAPVVDWAALREDYRLIRRHIAAVVPGFEDFERRVNEPGGFVLPHPPRDERRFATATGLARFTANPLQYPRVPEGRLLLQTLRSHDQFNTTIYGKDDRYRGIHGGRRVVFVHRDDIAEQGLADGAMVDLVSEWEDGLERRAPSFRVVAYDTPRGCVAAYYPETNVLVPLDSTAAVSGTPTSKSVVVRLEPAAPALVE comes from the coding sequence ATGGTCGACGACGCCGCAGCCCGCGAGAACCCCATCGACGAGAGCGCCGTCACGGTCGGCGCCCGCAAGCACCGGGCGGTCGGCATCCCCGGCGTCGCCCACGCGCTGCAGATCTCGCTCAAGCAGATGGGTCCGCTGCGCAGCGCCGAGACCCTCCTGCGCGTCAATCAGAAGACCGGCTTCGACTGCCCCGGCTGCGCCTGGCCCGAGGCCGACAAACGGCACGTCGCCGAGTTCTGCGAGAACGGCGCGAAGGCGGTGGCGGAGGAGGCGACGCTGCGCACCGTCACGTCCGCCTTCTTCGCCGCGCACTCGATGACCGAGCTCGAGGGCTGGGACGACTACCAGCTCGGCCAGCAGGGCCGCCTGACCGAGCCGATGCTCCTCGACGAGGGCGCGACGCACTACCGACCGGTCGGCTGGGACGAGGCGCTCGACGTCGTCGCCGACGAGCTGCGCGCCTGCGCGGATCCCGACGAGGCGATCTTCTACACCTCCGGCCGCACCTCGAACGAGGCCGCCTTCGTCTACCAGCTGCTGGTGCGCGGCTTCGGCACCAACAACTTGCCGGACTGCTCGAACATGTGCCACGAGTCCAGCGGGTCCGCGCTGACCGAGACGATCGGCATCGGCAAGGGCTCGGTCAGCCTCCGCGACGTCGAGCGGGCGCCGCTGCTGATCGTCGCCGGGCAGAACCCGGGCACCAACCACCCGCGGATGCTGACCGCGCTCGAGCGGGCGAAGCGGGCCGGCGGCACGATCGTCGCGATCAACCCGCTGCCCGAGGCGGGGCTGCTGCGCTTCGAGAACCCGCAGACCGTCCGCGGCATGATCGGCGGCGGCACGGCCCTCGCCGACCACTTCCTCCAGGTGCGGCTCGGCGGCGACCAGGCGCTCTTCCAGGGCTTCGGCAAGGCGCTCCTCGACGCGGAGGAGGCGCGCGGCGGCGTCTTCGACCGCGCCTTCATCGCGGAGAGCACCGACGGCCTCGACGGCTACCTCGACGAGATCCGCGGCACCGAGTGGTCCGAGATCGAGCGGGCGAGCGGGATCGACGAGGCCCGCATCCGCGAGATCGCCGAGCTGATCGCGGCCAGCGAGGGCACGATCGTCTGCTGGGCGATGGGACTGACCCAGCACGCGCACTCCGTCGCGACGCTCAAGGACGTCGTCAACGTCCTGCTGCTGACCGGCAACATCGGCAAGCCGGGCGCGGGCGTCTGCCCGGTCCGCGGCCACTCGAACGTGCAGGGCGACCGAACGATGGGCATCTTCGAGCGGATGCCCGACTCCTTCCACGACGCGCTCGACCGCGAGTTCTCCTTCGCCTCGCCGCGCGAGCACGGCACGGACACGGTCGCCGCGATCCGGGCGATGCGCGACGGGAAGGCCCGCGTCTTCATGGGCCTCGGCGGCAACTTCGCCCGCGCGACGCCGGACACCGCCGTCACCGAGGCCGCGATGCGCTCGCTCGCGCTCACGGTGCACGTCTCGACCAAGCTCAACCGCTCGCACGTCGTCACCGGCCGCCGCGCGCTGATCCTGCCGACCCTCGGCCGCACCGACTCCGACAAGCGCGCGACGGGGGAGCAGCGGGTCACCGTCGAGGACTCGATGAGCGCCGTGCACGCCTCCCGCGGGCGGCTCGCTCCGCCGAGCCAAGTCCTGCAGTCCGAGGTCGCGATCCTCACCGGCATCGCGGAGCGACTGCTCGCCGGCCGCCCGAACGCGCCGGTCGTCGACTGGGCCGCGCTGCGCGAGGACTACCGGCTCATCCGCCGGCACATCGCCGCCGTCGTCCCCGGCTTCGAGGACTTCGAGCGCCGGGTGAACGAGCCGGGCGGCTTCGTCCTGCCGCACCCGCCGCGCGACGAGCGCCGGTTCGCGACCGCGACCGGCCTGGCCCGCTTCACCGCGAATCCGCTGCAGTATCCGAGGGTCCCGGAGGGGCGCCTGCTGCTGCAGACGCTGCGCTCGCACGACCAGTTCAACACCACGATCTACGGCAAGGACGACCGCTACCGCGGCATCCACGGCGGGCGGCGCGTGGTCTTCGTGCACCGGGACGACATCGCGGAGCAGGGGCTCGCCGACGGAGCGATGGTCGACCTGGTCTCGGAGTGGGAGGACGGCCTCGAGCGCCGCGCGCCGTCGTTCCGCGTCGTCGCCTACGACACCCCGCGCGGCTGCGTCGCCGCCTACTACCCCGAGACGAACGTCCTCGTCCCGCTCGACTCCACCGCGGCGGTCAGCGGCACCCCGACCTCGAAGTCGGTCGTCGTCCGCCTGGAGCCGGCCGCCCCCGCTCTGGTCGAGTAG
- a CDS encoding helicase HerA-like domain-containing protein — translation MPVRIPLGMLNRHGLVVGATGTGKTKTLQVLAEQLSANGVPVFAADIKGDLSGLATPGTPDEKLLARTRTIGQDWTPEAAPAEYFALGGVGTGVPVRATVTGFGALLLAKVLGLNHTQESSLGLVFHYAESAGLPLVDLSDLRAVLTYLVGDEGKAELAELGGLSKATAGVILRELIAFADQGADVFFGEPEIDTAEFLRLAPDGRGVVSLLEVPGVADKPALFSTFLMWLLADLFNDLPEVGDLDRPKLVFFFDEAHLLFRDASKDFLAAITQTVRLIRSKGVGIVFVTQTPKDVPSEVLAQLGSRIQHQLRAHTPDDAKALRATVSTYPESDYDLGEVLQALPIGEAIVTVMNERGAPTPVAWTRLRAPRGSMAPTPEADREASVQRSPLLARYGTPLDRDSAREILTRRLDAAADAEEARAAAEQQAEEESRRAKEQAADAARRAKEDACTAAQRAKDRAAAERRADEAAERSRRRTAPTSRSRSTRRDKTVVEEVLGSSVGKTLLREVVRGIFGTARRGR, via the coding sequence GTGCCCGTCCGCATCCCGCTCGGGATGCTCAACCGCCACGGCCTCGTCGTCGGCGCGACCGGCACCGGCAAGACCAAGACCCTGCAGGTCCTCGCCGAGCAGCTCTCCGCGAACGGCGTCCCCGTCTTCGCCGCCGACATCAAGGGCGACCTCTCCGGCCTCGCGACCCCCGGCACCCCCGACGAGAAGCTGCTCGCGCGCACCCGCACCATCGGCCAGGACTGGACCCCGGAGGCCGCCCCCGCCGAGTACTTCGCCCTCGGCGGAGTCGGCACAGGCGTCCCCGTCCGCGCCACCGTCACCGGCTTCGGCGCGCTGCTGCTCGCCAAGGTCCTCGGCCTCAACCACACCCAGGAGTCGAGCCTCGGCCTCGTCTTCCACTACGCCGAGAGCGCCGGGCTGCCCCTCGTCGACCTCTCCGACCTCCGCGCCGTGCTCACCTACCTCGTCGGCGACGAGGGCAAGGCCGAGCTGGCCGAGCTCGGCGGTCTCTCCAAGGCGACCGCCGGCGTCATCCTTCGTGAGCTGATCGCCTTCGCCGACCAGGGCGCCGACGTCTTCTTCGGCGAACCCGAGATCGACACCGCCGAGTTCCTCCGCCTCGCCCCCGACGGCCGCGGCGTCGTCAGCCTGCTCGAGGTGCCGGGAGTCGCGGACAAGCCGGCGCTGTTCTCCACGTTTCTGATGTGGCTGCTCGCCGACCTCTTCAACGACCTGCCCGAGGTCGGCGACCTCGACCGGCCGAAGCTCGTCTTCTTCTTCGACGAGGCGCACCTGCTCTTCCGCGATGCCTCCAAGGACTTCCTCGCCGCGATCACGCAGACGGTCCGGCTGATCCGATCCAAGGGCGTCGGCATCGTCTTCGTCACCCAGACGCCGAAGGACGTGCCGAGCGAGGTGCTCGCCCAGCTTGGCTCGCGCATCCAGCACCAGCTGCGCGCGCACACCCCCGACGACGCGAAGGCCTTGCGCGCCACGGTCTCGACCTACCCCGAGAGCGACTACGACCTCGGCGAGGTGCTGCAGGCGCTCCCGATCGGCGAGGCGATCGTCACGGTGATGAACGAGCGCGGCGCCCCGACCCCGGTCGCCTGGACCCGGCTCCGGGCCCCGCGCGGCTCGATGGCGCCGACCCCCGAGGCCGACCGGGAGGCGAGCGTCCAGCGCTCCCCGCTGCTCGCCCGCTACGGCACCCCGCTCGACCGCGACTCGGCCCGCGAGATCCTCACCCGCCGCCTCGACGCGGCGGCCGACGCCGAGGAGGCCCGCGCCGCTGCCGAGCAGCAGGCGGAGGAGGAGTCGCGCCGCGCGAAGGAGCAGGCCGCCGACGCCGCCCGCCGCGCCAAGGAGGACGCCTGCACCGCCGCGCAGCGCGCCAAGGACCGCGCCGCCGCCGAGCGCCGCGCCGACGAGGCCGCCGAGCGCTCCCGCCGCCGCACCGCGCCCACCTCCCGCTCCCGCTCCACCCGCCGCGACAAGACCGTCGTCGAGGAGGTCCTCGGCTCCTCGGTCGGGAAGACCTTGTTGCGCGAAGTCGTCCGAGGCATCTTCGGCACGGCCCGCCGCGGGCGCTGA